The following DNA comes from Schistocerca piceifrons isolate TAMUIC-IGC-003096 chromosome 3, iqSchPice1.1, whole genome shotgun sequence.
ATATATGCTTTATTTTGGGACTTCCATTTTACATTCTATACTGATAACCTTTTTTGCATGGCGGTGATGTAAGCAGTTTAAATTCTCCTTATACAGGCTCGTGATCTGGAGAGAGGAGTGGAGATAGTGATTGCCACACCTGGTCGTCTCATAGACTTTCTGGAGAGGGGAATTACAAACTTGCGGCGTTGTACGTACTTAGTGCTTGATGAAGCAGATCGCATGTTAGACATGGGATTTGAACCACAGATTCGAAAAATAATTGAACAGATCAGACCAGATCGCCAGGTATTGATGTGGTCAGCTACATGGCCTAAAGAGGTGCAGGCATTAGCAGAAGACTTCCTTACAGATTATATACAGATAAATATTGGTTCATTGACACTTGCTGCCAACCATAACATTATGCAGATTATTGACGTTTGCCAGGAGCATGAAAAGGAAACAAAGTTagtggtggtttttttttctgtgcttCTTTGAAATTTTGTACTTTTTCTTGGTCAAGTAAAGTTCATTGTAAGTGTCTAGAACTTAATTTGTTCctcataaagttttattttttacactCAGACTGTCACAGCTGATGAGAGAGATATGTTCTGAGAAGGGGAATAAAACGATAATCTTCGTTGAGACAAAGAAGAAGGTTGATGACATAACTAAATCCATTCGAAGAGAAGGGTGAGATAATATCTTGTACTTTGCCTTCATTGTAAGTGTAATTTTAATATAAAACTAGTAACTGATCAATTAAATTGTTCCAGGTGGCCAGCAATCAGTATTCATGGAGACAAGTCACAGCCTGAAAGAGATTATGTGTTAACAGGTTGGTTGTATTGTTAATTAATGTTCAATCCTTGAATAATAGTTTTTGATAAGCTTCTCCACACCTTGATCTTTGGTTTCAGAGTTCAGGAATGGGAAGTGTCCCATTCTAGTTGCCACTGATGTTGCAGCCAGAGGTCTGGGTAAGTTGGTAAAATTGATTGTAATTATTTTAAGAAAATCGTTTTTTAGATATAGAACAGCTATTCAACCCTTTCACTTTATATTCAGAACTGTTCAGCCTTCTGCCACAGTTTTTTTAATAAGCTTTGGAATTAAATTCTTGTTTAATGTGTTTAAGTAAACAAGTCCTTTTTTGTGTGTACATAATCTGAATTTATTAATTTCAGATGTTGAAGATGTGAAATATGTCATCAATTTTGACTATCCTAACACTTCAGAGGACTACATACACCGTATTGGAAGAACTGGTCGTTGTAACCTGAGTGGGACAGCATATGCATTTTTTACACCAAACAATGCACGCCAGGCGAAAGAACTTATTGCTGTTTTGGAGGAAGCCAATCAGCCAGTCAACCCAAAACTGATTGATTTAGCAGCATTAGCTAGAACTGCTTTTACTGGAAAGGGTAAGGTTTTGATATGAAATAGGTGGGAAATATGCTAATGCAATTTCATGGTGTACATCGTCAGGGaaggtaattttgtgtgtgtgtgttttttacagGACGCAATCGTTGGAACACGCGTAGCAAGGATGCAACTGGCACTGGTACACAAAATGTATCAAGAAACATACCAAACAACTGGCAGCCGATGCAGAATGTCAATGATCAAGAATATCGTCATTCCTCTGTGCCGAGATATATCTCAAATGGTAATCTCAAAAATAATTCTGAAGCTGGCTATAGAAACGGCAATGGATAtatgcaacagcagcagcaccaacagcaaccacagcagcagcagccgcaacaGCAGAATGGTTACAGTCAGTCAGGGTTTGCCCATCAGAACGGATATGGCCAGCAGAATATGTACACACCACAGAGTTACAGTCCACAGAATGGAAGACCATATAATAACCAGACTGGGAGAAATGGTTACCAGCAGGGCCAAAGAATAAAGAGAAACAGTGCTCAGTCTTATGGTCCAGCAACTGGTGGAAATCAGGCTG
Coding sequences within:
- the LOC124789496 gene encoding DEAD-box ATP-dependent RNA helicase 20-like isoform X2, whose translation is MCSNGYSNQTMTVEEVNKYRSNHAITVKGNNVPHPSQFFEEGNFPEHIMQEIMKQGWSEPTAIQAQGWPIALSGRDLVGIAQTGSGKTLAYVLPATVHINNQKRLSRGDGPIVLILAPTRELAQQIQTVARDFGTATFIRNTCIFGGAPKGPQARDLERGVEIVIATPGRLIDFLERGITNLRRCTYLVLDEADRMLDMGFEPQIRKIIEQIRPDRQVLMWSATWPKEVQALAEDFLTDYIQINIGSLTLAANHNIMQIIDVCQEHEKETKLSQLMREICSEKGNKTIIFVETKKKVDDITKSIRREGWPAISIHGDKSQPERDYVLTEFRNGKCPILVATDVAARGLDVEDVKYVINFDYPNTSEDYIHRIGRTGRCNLSGTAYAFFTPNNARQAKELIAVLEEANQPVNPKLIDLAALARTAFTGKGRNRWNTRSKDATGTGTQNVSRNIPNNWQPMQNVNDQEYRHSSVPRYISNGNLKNNSEAGYRNGNGYMQQQQHQQQPQQQQPQQQNGYSQSGFAHQNGYGQQNMYTPQSYSPQNGRPYNNQTGRNGYQQGQRIKRNSAQSYGPATGGNQAAAQGMYAVPPPFMMQAGAADANLQSILGHKFFQSTRPPPQANPCAYQNMATNPFGQYHQPMPYAYSYSQPAAVQQ
- the LOC124789496 gene encoding DEAD-box ATP-dependent RNA helicase 20-like isoform X1, producing the protein MCSNGYSNQTMFRGERDQFVNKNRFWSNQNFASKTEGTAAKNGKKKQPGENLKKPQWDTTALQPFLKNFYVPHANVLNRTVEEVNKYRSNHAITVKGNNVPHPSQFFEEGNFPEHIMQEIMKQGWSEPTAIQAQGWPIALSGRDLVGIAQTGSGKTLAYVLPATVHINNQKRLSRGDGPIVLILAPTRELAQQIQTVARDFGTATFIRNTCIFGGAPKGPQARDLERGVEIVIATPGRLIDFLERGITNLRRCTYLVLDEADRMLDMGFEPQIRKIIEQIRPDRQVLMWSATWPKEVQALAEDFLTDYIQINIGSLTLAANHNIMQIIDVCQEHEKETKLSQLMREICSEKGNKTIIFVETKKKVDDITKSIRREGWPAISIHGDKSQPERDYVLTEFRNGKCPILVATDVAARGLDVEDVKYVINFDYPNTSEDYIHRIGRTGRCNLSGTAYAFFTPNNARQAKELIAVLEEANQPVNPKLIDLAALARTAFTGKGRNRWNTRSKDATGTGTQNVSRNIPNNWQPMQNVNDQEYRHSSVPRYISNGNLKNNSEAGYRNGNGYMQQQQHQQQPQQQQPQQQNGYSQSGFAHQNGYGQQNMYTPQSYSPQNGRPYNNQTGRNGYQQGQRIKRNSAQSYGPATGGNQAAAQGMYAVPPPFMMQAGAADANLQSILGHKFFQSTRPPPQANPCAYQNMATNPFGQYHQPMPYAYSYSQPAAVQQ